The following proteins are encoded in a genomic region of Corylus avellana chromosome ca4, CavTom2PMs-1.0:
- the LOC132176981 gene encoding ABC transporter G family member 1-like, translated as MASLHYEVNQNPRAPRSSSLEVETIDIHPMPAAGNRGGVNDVVRSMSEENGVSLTWEDLWVTVTNGKSGSRSILAGVSGFARPGELLAIMGPSGCGKSTLLDALAGRLGSNIRQSGEILINGHKQALAFGTSAYVTQDDILLSTLTVREAVHYSAQLQLPDSMSKSEKRERADTTITEMGLQDAMNTRIGGWGAKGISGGQKRRVSICIEILTRPKLLFLDEPTSGLDSAASYYVMSRIASLDQKDGVGRTVIASIHQPSSEVFQLFHNLCLLSSGKTVYFGPASAANEFFASNGFPCPTLQNPSDHFLKTINKDFEKDLEQGLGGRTPTEEAIDTLTKSYKSSEAYQDIRRQVAEICKQECGAEEKKKRRHAGFITQCVVLTRRSFVNMYRDLGYYWLRMAIYVTLSLGLATMFYDLGSSYGSIQARGSLLMFVASFLTFMAIGGFPSFVEDMKVFGRERLNGHYGTSAYVIGNTFSSVPYLLLISLIPGAIAYYLPGLQKGAEHFIYFACVLFACMMLVESLMMIVASIVPNFLMGIITGAGIQGLMILAGGFFRFRNDIPKPFWRYPFYYIAFHKYAYQGLFKNEFEGLTFPGNPAGGPRTITGEQILSDTWQMETDYSKWVDLGVLLGMVVLYRILFLVFIKTSEKIRPVLRALVSVRTPKQTAMVMINPSATPLHGENL; from the exons ATGGCTTCTCTTCATTATGAAGTAAACCAGAACCCAAGAGCTCCACGTTCTTCATCTTTAGAGGTGGAAACCATTGATATTCATCCGATGCCTGCGGCAGGTAACAGAGGAGGAGTAAACGACGTCGTTAGAAGTATGTCGGAGGAGAATGGTGTTTCCCTGACATGGGAAGATTTGTGGGTGACGGTTACAAACGGAAAGAGTGGTAGCAGATCAATACTTGCGGGTGTGTCTGGTTTTGCACGACCAGGCGAGCTCTTGGCCATAATGGGTCCTTCTGGTTGTGGCAAGTCTACCCTCCTTGATGCTCTCGCAg GGAGATTAGGCTCGAACATAAGGCAGTCAGGGGAAATTCTCATCAATGGCCATAAACAGGCGCTGGCTTTTGGGACCTCG GCATACGTAACACAAGATGATATTCTGCTGTCAACATTAACGGTGAGAGAAGCCGTGCATTACTCAGCTCAGCTACAACTTCCAGACTCCATGTCAAAGTCAGAGAAAAGGGAGAGGGCTGATACCACAATCACAGAAATGGGGTTGCAGGATGCCATGAACACAAGAATTGGTGGGTGGGGAGCCAAAGGCATCAGCGGTGGGCAGAAGAGAAGAGTCAGCATTTGCATTGAGATCCTCACACGCCCCAAGCTTCTTTTCCTCGACGAGCCAACGAGTGGACTCGACAGTGCAGCATCATATTATGTGATGAGCAGAATTGCAAGCCTGGATCAAAAGGATGGAGTTGGAAGAACCGTAATTGCTTCCATCCATCAGCCCAGCAGTGAGGTCTTCCAGCTTTTCCACAATCTTTGCCTTCTGTCGTCTGGGAAAACAGTGTATTTTGGCCCTGCTTCTGCAGCGAATGAG TTCTTCGCTTCAAACGGCTTCCCCTGCCCGACTCTCCAAAATCCATCTGATCACTTTctcaaaaccataaacaagGATTTTGAAAAG GATCTTGAGCAAGGTTTAGGTGGAAGAACACCAACAGAGGAAGCAATTGACACTCTTACAAAGTCATACAAATCATCTGAGGCGTACCAGGACATTCGAAGACAAGTAGCAGAAATATGTAAACAA GAATGTGGAgcagaggagaagaagaagagaaggcaCGCAGGGTTTATTACTCAGTGTGTGGTTCTTACGAGAAGGTCTTTTGTGAACATGTATCGTGATCTGGGCTACTACTGGCTGCGCATGGCTATCTATGTCACATTGTCTTTAGGCCTCGCCACCATGTTTTACGATCTTGGTTCTTCTTATGGATCAATTCAG gCAAGAGGTTCACTGCTCATGTTTGTAGCTTCGTTCCTAACTTTCATGGCCATCGGTGGATTCCCTTCTTTTGTAGAGGACATGAAG GTATTTGGACGGGAAAGATTAAATGGGCATTATGGGACAAGTGCATATGTAATCGGCAACACATTTTCTTCTGTTCCATACTTGTTACTGATTTCATTGATTCCCGGAGCAATTGCTTATTACCTTCCCGGACTTCAGAAAGGAGCTGAACACTTCATATACTTTGCTTGCGTGCTGTTTGCTTGCATGATGCTGGTGGAGAGCCTGATGATGATTGTTGCAAGCATCGTGCCTAATTTCCTAATGGGTATAATAACCGGCGCCGGAATTCAAGGGCTCATGATTTTAGCCGGCGGATTCTTCCGATTCCGAAATGATATTCCCAAGCCATTTTGGAGATATCCGTTCTACTACATTGCTTTCCACAAGTATGCCTACCAAGGGCTGTTCAAGAACGAGTTTGAAGGGCTAACTTTTCCGGGCAATCCCGCCGGAGGGCCACGCACAATCACCGGTGAACAGATTTTGAGCGATACGTGGCAAATGGAAACGGATTACTCAAAGTGGGTGGATCTTGGCGTGTTATTAGGGATGGTAGTTTTGTAtcgaattttgtttttggttttcatTAAGACGAGTGAAAAGATTAGGCCTGTTTTAAGAGCTTTGGTGTCGGTGAGGACTCCCAAGCAAACTGCAATGGTCATGATCAATCCCTCTGCTACACCTTTACATGGGGAGAATCTGTAG